CTGCACCGCTTCCTCGACATGGGCATCGAGCCGTTCCTGGTGGCCTCCGCGGTGGTCGGCGTGGTCGCCCAGCGGCTGGTGCGCCAGGTGTGCGCCCGCTGCAGCGTCGAGTACGAGCCGCGCGGCGAGGAGCTGGCCTTCTACCAGTCGGTGCGCGGCGGCCCGCCGCCGTCGGCGCCGCGGATGGGCACCGGCTGCCCGCGCTGCGCGCGCACCGGTTTCTATGACCGCACCGGGGTCTTCGAGTGCCTGCAGCTCGACGACCGGCTCCGCGAGCTGGTGGTGCGGCGCGCGACCCACACGGAGCTGCGCGACACCGCCGTGGCCGGCGGCATGCGCACCCTGCAGGAGGCGGGCTGCGACGTCATCGACGCTGGCGGGACGACCATCGCCGAGGTGATGCGCACCGTGTACATCATCTAGGAGACGCGGTGCAGCTCTACGCCTACCGCGCCTTCACCGGCGACGGCGACCCGGTGCGCGGACTGATGGAGGCGACCCGGCCCGGCGACGTGCGCGACGCCCTGGCGGCGCGCTCGCTGCGGGTCGTCGAGGTGCGCCGCCGCCGCCGCTCGCTCTCGCCCGCGACGCTCTTCCCCGCGGCCTTCGCGGTGCGCCCCGCCCAGGTGGTGATGTTCTGCCGCCAGCTGGCCACCTTCGTCCGCGTCGGCATCCCGGTGACCACCGCGGTGACCACCATCGGCGAGCAGAGCGGTGGGTCGCGGATGCGGGCGGCGTGCACCTCGATGGTCTCGGACCTCGAGCGCGGCGCCTCCCTCAGCGAGGCGCTCGCCGCCCATCCCACCGTGTTCCCGGCGCTGATGGTCGACATGGTCCGCGCCGCCGAGGTCTCCGGTGACCTCGACGCCGTGCTCGGCCAGGCGGGGCGTCACATCGAGCGCGAGGCCGCCGCCCGCCGCCGCATCCACTCCGCGATGACCTATCCGGCGGTGGTGCTGGGGATGGCGACGATCATCGCCGCGGGGATGGTGGCCTTCGTGCTGCCCCAGTTCCGCGAGCTCTTCCGCGAGTACCACGCCGGCCTGCCGGTCGCGGTGCGGCTGCTGCTCGGGGTCTCCGACGGGCTCCGCGAGCACGCCGTGGCGATCGCCCTGGCCGCGCTCGTCCTCGTGCTCGCCGGCGGCCGCCTGCTCCGCACCGACACCGGCCGGATGACCCGCGACCGGCTGGTGCTGCGCCTTCCGCTGATCGGCCGCATGGCCCGGGCGGCGGCGGTGGAGCGCTTCTGCCGCACCCTCAGCGACATGCTCGTCGCCGGGGTGCCGATCACCCAGATCTTCCCGGTGATCATCGCCACCACCGGCAACCGGGTCTACCGCCGCGCGCTCCGCGAGGTGGCTGCGCAGATGACCGTCGGCGAGGGCTTCAGCCGGCCGCTGCGGCGCACCGGCCTGTTCCCCCCGATGGTGACCCAGATGATCCGCGTCGGCGAGGAGACCGGCACCCTGGACGTCCACCTCCACGAGGCGTCGGAGATGTACGGCGAGGAGCTGGAGTTCCGGATCAAGCGGCTGACCGCGGTCGCCGAACCGGTGCTGATCGTCGGCGTCGCGGTGATGGTCGGGTTCCTCGCCATCTCCATGGTCAGCGCCATCTACTCGCTCGCCGGTGCGATCAGGTGAGGGCGGTCCGGGGCGGGCGCGGCGGCGAGCGCGGCGTCACCCTCGTCGAGATGCTCGTCACCGTGGCGGTGATGACCGCGGGCGTCGCCGCCATCGTGGGCGGGTTCGCCGGCGCCGAGCGCAGCGCCGCGGTGGCGCGCGGCCAGTCGGCGCTGACCGCGGCGCTGCGCACCGCCTCCGACCAGCTGCGCGCCGCCCCCTACCTCGCCTGCGCCGGGGTGGGGGAGGCGGCCGGCTACGCCGTCACCGTCACCGTCCCCGGCGTGAGCGTCGCGGTGACCGCGGTCACCCGCCCCGACGCGGCTCCGGCGCTGCGCTCCGACACCGGCACGGTGACCGCGCCGGCCACCCTCTGCACCCCCACCGGAGCGCAGGCCTCGGTGTCGCCCTGCAGCGCCACCGCCGCCGAGGCCTGCGACCACGGCATCCAGCGGGTCACCGTGGAGGTGGCCTCCGGGGGCCGCACCCTCAGCCGCGACGTGTGGAAGGGGGCGGGCGGGTGAGGCCCGCACGCCGCCGCCTCCGCCGCCAGCGGGGGATGACCCTGATCGAGCTGGTGGTATCGCTGAGCATCCTCGGGGTGATCGGCGTCGGCCTCACCGCCGCCGTCGACGCCGGGCTGCGCACCCTCGGCACCGGCGGCGTGCCCGACCGGCTCCGCGGCTCCGCCGACGTGGTGGTGCTGGAGCGCGCGGTGTCCGCCGACGTCGCCCGCGCCGGCTGCGTGGTGACCCCGGCGGCCACCCTCGGCGCCTGCCCGCCGGCGATGGCCGACCTCTGTGCCGCCGGCGCGGCCCTGTGCCTGGCCTGGCCGGACCCCGCCGGGGGCTGCGACACGGTCCGCTACCGGCTGGAGGGGGCGGTGCTCCGGCGCGAGAGCCTGACCGCCAGCGGCGACCTGGTCTCCGCCGAGCTCGGTCGCGAGGTGGGTGCCATCGGCGCCGACGCCCACCCGGTCGCGGGCTGGACCGACGCCGTCACCGTCAGGATCACCGCCGGCCCCGCCGGGCGGGCGCAGCAGGCGGCCTTCAGCGCCCGCCCGCTGGTCGGCGAGCCGCGGCCGTGCTGAGCCGCCGCCGGCGCCGCCGCGGCGAACGTGGCCAGGCGCTGCTCATCGCCCTCGCCTTCCTCGGGCTGTTCACCCTCTGGGGGGTGGCGGTCCTGCGCCTCGCCGGCGCCACCCAGGGGACGGTCGCGGCCGCCGCCGCCGGCGACGCCGCCCACGCCCTCTCCGAGGCGCCCGCGGCGCTGGCCCGGAGTGCGGTCGCGGCGGGGGCCGGCTGCGACGGGCTCACCGGCAGCGTCACCGTCGGCGGCTCGGTGGTGAGCTTCGGCCCGATGTCCGCGCACGACGCCGCCGGGCGCCCCATCCCCTGTCCGCCGGCCGCGCCCGCGGGCGGGCCCGTGCCCGGCACCTACGCCGCCAGCGGCACGGTGGCGGGCTCGCCGTCGGCGCCGGGGGCGTCCGTCGAGATCGGCGTCGGCCCCGCCCCCGGCAAGACTTTGTCGACACGGGCGTTCAACTATCGGTGAGCGACGCTCATCTTGGGGAGGAAGTCATGAGGCAGCCGAGGCGCCCGGTGCGGTCGCGGCGCAGGGGCGAGTCGGGGTTCACCCTGATCGAGCTCCTCGTCGTCATCGCGATCCTGGGAGTTCTGGCCGCGATCGTCGCATTCAACGTGTCCGGTGTTCACGACCGCGGCGGCGATGCGGCCTGTCGCACCGACGTGGGCACGGTGCAGGCGGCGGTCGACGCCTACCGCAACGACCACGCCGACGCGACCACCGGCGCCCCCGGACCGGTGCCCACCTACGCGCAGCTGGGCCAGTACATCCGGGCCACGCCGCACTCGTGCGCGCGCCTCAACGCCGACAACCCCGACGACGGTGCGCCGTCGATCCGCGCCGACGGCACGGTGACCGGGATCCTGCCCTCCGACGGCCACACCCGGGTGCCCTAGGCAGCCCCAGCGCAGGTATTCCCTTCACTTCCGGGTTATACGGTTGACGCACTCGACGCCGGACACTGCACCGGACGGCGACGGAAGCGAGCGGGACAGCCCGCCAGGAAGGGTTGAGCGAGGTGGCCGACCGGCCCGCCCACGGGGCGCGGGCCGGCGGCCCGGCCTCACCCGGCCGCCAATCGGTGGCGGCGGGCGCGGGCGGCGACCAGCTCGTCGGGGCTGAGCCGGCAGAGCTCCTCGAGGTGCCGCACCAGCGCTCCGCGCAGCGCCGCGATCACCAGCTCGGGGTGGGCGTGGGCGCCGGGCTCGGGCTCGGGGATCAGCTCGTCGACCAGACCGAGGCGGTGGGCGGTGTCGACCCCGGGGCGCAGCGCGGCCGCCGCCCGGGCGCGCTGGGCGGCGTCGCGGTAGAGGATGGCGGCGCAGGTCTCCGGTGGGGCCACCGTGTAGATCGCCCGCTCGAGGGCGAGCACCCGGTCGGCGACGCCGAGGGCGAGGGCGCCGCCGCTGCCCCCCTCGCTGAGCACGGCGCTCACCACGGGGACGCGCAGGCCGAGCATGAGCGACAGCGACTCGGCGATCGCCCAGGCCTGGCCGCGCTCCTCGGCTCCGATGCCGGCGTGCGCCGCCGGGGTGTCGATGAGGCAGACGACCGGGAGCCCGAAGCGCTCCGCCAGGCGCATCAGCCGCTGCGCCTTGCGGTAGCCCTCGGGATGGGGCATCCCGAAGTTGTGCACCGCGCGGGTGAGCGCGTCCGAGCCCTTCTCCTGGCCGATCACCATCACCCAGCGCGATCCCAGCCGGGCGGTGCCGCCGACCACGGCGCGGTCGTCGCCGAAGAGCCGGTCGCCGCGCAGCTCGGTGAAGTCGGTGAGGATGCGGCCGATCACGTGCAGCGCGCGGGGTCGCCCGGGATGGCGGGCGAGGTCGACGGCGGCGATGGCGTCGCGCTCTCGCGCGGCGGCCTCGGTGGCCTCGATCACGGCATCGCGGTGAGGGCTCGGAGCACCCGGCCGGCGGTGGCGCGGAGCTCGGCCCGCGGCACCACGGCGTCGACCATGCCGTGGGCGAGCAGGAACTCCGCGGTCTGGAACCCCTCGGGGAGCCGGGAGTGGGTCGCCTGCTCGATCACCCGTCCCCCGGCGAAGCCGATCCGCGCCAGCGGCTCGGCGAGGATGACGTCGGCCTGGGTGGCGAAGGAGGCGGTGACCCCGCCGAAGCAGGGATCGGCGAGCACGCTCACGTAGGGCAGCCGGGCGCGGGCGAGCAGCGCCGTGCCGGTGGTGCAGCGCGCCATCTGGGCGAGCGAGACGATGCCCTCCTGCATCCGGGCGCCCCCGGAGACGCAGACCGCGAGCAGCGCCCGCCGCTCGTCGACCGCGAGCTCGCAGGCGCGGGCGAAGAGCTCTCCCGCCACCGACCCGAGCGACCCGCCCAGGAAGGCGAACTCCATGCACACCAGCACCGCGGGCACGCCGTCGAGCGCCGCCCGGGCGGTGACCATCGCCTCCCCGGTGCCGCTCTCGGCCCGGGCGGCGCGGATCCGCGCCGGGTAGGGGGCCCCGTCGTCGAAGCCCAGCGGGTCGCGGTCCTCGACGACGTGGTCGACCGGCTCGAGGCTGCCCGGGTCGGCGAGCTGGGCGGCGCGGGTGGCGGCGGGGACGCGGGCGTGGTGGCCGCAGGCGGGGCAGACGCCGAGCATCTCCTCCCACCGGGCGGCGACCACGCGGCGCGCGCAGGCGGGGCAGGCGACGGTGCCGGGCGGTGCGACCGGGCGCAGCCGCGGCCCCGGGCCACGCAGGGGAGCGCCCCGCAGGCTCACCTCGGCGGAGGCTCCAGGGACCATTCCAGGGCGACCCCGCCCCAGGTCGCCCCGGAGCCGAAGGCCACCGAGACGATGCGGTCGCCACGGCGCAGCCGGCCGGTGCGGTCGGCGTCGGCGAGCGCCAGCGGGATCGACGCGCTCGAGGTGTTCCCGAAGCGGTCGCCGTTGAAGTAGACCCGGTCCATGCCCACCCCGAGCCGCTTGGCGGTGGCCTCGACGATGCGCAGATTGGCCTGGTGGGGGATGACGTGGTGGACGTCGTCGACGCTCCAGCCGGCGTCGGCGCAGAGGCCCTGGCCCATCTCGGTGAGCCGCTCGACGGCGAGCCGGAAGGTGCCCTTGCCGGCCATCCGAACCCCCGGCTCGGCCTCGTCGTCGTCCGCCGGGGTGCCGTAGTAGATGAGGTCCGCCTGACCGCCGTCGGCGCCCCACCGGGCGGCGTGGATGCCGCCTCCGTCGGCCGCCCCCAGCACCACCGCGCCGGCGCCGTCGCCGAAGAGCACGCAGGTGGAGCGGTCGCCGTAGTCGACCAGGCTGGTCATCGCCTCGCTGCCGATCACCAGCGCGGTGCCGATGCGCCCGGAGCGGATCAGCGACTCGGCCACGACCAGGCCGTAGATGAACCCGCTGCAGGCGGCGCCGAGGTCGAAGGCGGGGATGCCGCCGAGGTCGAGGCGGCGCTGCACCAGGCAGGCGGTCGAGGGGAAGAGCGTGTCCGGGCTGGCGGTGGCGACGAGCACGGCGTCGACCCGGGGGTTGCCGGCGCGCTCGAGCGCCGCCCGCGCCGCCTCGGCGCCCATCGAGGAGGCGGTCTCGCCGGAGCCGGCGCGGCGGCGCTCGCGGATGCCGGTGCGCTCCATGATCCAGGCGTCGGAGGTCTCGACCTTCGCCTCCAGCTCGGCGTTGGTGATCACGCCCTCGGGGGCGTAGGCGCCGATCCCGAGGACGCCGGCGCGGATCCGTGCGTCCGCCGGGGCGGTGTCGAGGGCCAGCGTCGCGGTGCTGTTCGTCGGCGGAGGGCTCGCCATCGTGACGATGGTAAGCGTCACCGGCACCCGCGGTTACGGCCGGCGGGGGGAAGGCCGCCGGCGACGAAGGAGCTGATGGCCTGGGGTCGGCATGGCGGTCGAACCGCCGACCGGTGCCCCGAACGCCATCTCCGCCTCAGGCGCGCCACCGGGCTCACCTCCACGCTATCGTTGCACCGGCCGAAACGACGACGCACCACCGAGCGTTTGGTTGGACACCCATGAGTACCTCCGATCCGTCCCTGCAGCTCAGCCGGCCGTCCCACCGCCTCCGTCTCCCCCACCGTCGCCGGCTCCTGGTCGGGCTCGCGCTCGCCGTGGTCGCCGCGATCCTGGTGGTGGGCTCGGGCACCGGACTCGGCGTCTATCACGACCAGCAGAACCGGCTGGTCCAGGCCCGCGCCGACCGCGCCGCCGCCAAGCGGGTGATCGACGCGGCGGTGGCCCGTGCCCAGAGCGACGGGATCAGCACCGACCAGCTCTCCCCGGTGCTGTCGGCCGAGGCGGCGCTGCTCTCGGGCAGCCCGCTCGCCCCCCACCTCGGCTGGTTCGACAACGGCGAGATCGGCCGGCTCCAGCGCCAGTCGGCGGGCCTCCGCAGCCTGGTGGGCCGGGTCGACGCGATCCAGGTGACCGCCACCGGGAGCGCCCGCCAGCGGGTCGCCGGCGTGATCGGCGAGCTCGACGCCGCCATCGCCGCGGCGCGCTCGGTGGGCCTCGACGCCGCCGCCGACGCCACCTTCCTCGCCGGGGTCCGCGACACCGTCGCTCGGGCGGCGACCCCCACCCAGGTCGACGCCGCGGTGGTCGGGGTCCACCAGCACGTCGCCGACCTGGGGCAGCGCACCGACGCGAAGCGCGCCGCCGACGCCGCCGTCGCCGCCCTCAACGCCAGCCAGGCGCGCGCCCAGGGCGCGGTGGCGCGGGCCGACGGGCTGATCGCCCAGGCGGCGCGGTTCCCGCAGCTGCAGATCCAGCCCTGGGTCGACGCGATCGCCGCGGTGCACCCGCAGCTGGCGGCGGCCACCACCCAGGACCAGTACGACGCCGTCACCGCCGCGGTCAGCTCGCCGGCGAACAGCATCTCCACGCTGCTGTCGGCGCGCTCCAGCGCCTACGGGGCGATGGCCGACGCGCGCCAGGCGGTGCAGAGCGCCCTCTCCTACAAGATCGACCCGGGGACCGTGCCCTCCCAGCTCGACGCCCTGCAGTCGCGGCTCGACAGCACCGGCACCACCAGCGGCTTCGGCGACGTCGCCAGCCAGGCGGGCGCGCTGGTGGCACCGCTGCAGGCCAGGGTGGTCACCGCGAGCCTGGGGGTGGGCAAGGTCATCCTGATCAGCCTCCACGACCAGAGCCTCGCCGCCTACCAGGACGGGGCGACCTTCCTCACCACCGCGGTGACCACCGGCCGGCCGGCGCTTCCGACCCCCACCGGCGCCTTCCAGGTGCTCCGCAAGAGCCACCCCTGGACGATGCACTCCGACTTCCCGCGCTGGTCGCCGTACTGGTACCCGGACAGCCCGGTCACCTACGTGCTCTGGTTCACCAACCAGGGCCACGGCATCCACGACGCGCCCTGGCGCGCCACCTACGGCCCGGGCACCGAGGCGGGGGGCTCGCACGGCTGCGTCAACGTCCCCTTCGCCGCCGAGAAGCTGCTCTTCACGTGGGCCGACATCGGCACCCGCGTGGTGATCCGCGCGGAGTCGATGAACGCCCCCGCCCCCAGCGGCCACTGACCCCTCAGGGGCGTCACGGAGAGGTATCCTCACCACCCGATGAATCTCTTCACCGGCATGACGGACCATCAGATCGTGTCGACGATCCTGGGGTTCCTCCTCTTCAACGCATACGTCGTCCTGCTGGTGATCTCGCTGGCGGCGTTCTGGGTGACCAGCAGGCCGCGGCGCGGACGGGTGAGGGTCTCGGCGATCTGGCACATGGTCGGCACCTTCTGCATGATGTGGGCCTTCATCTCGACGGTGTGGGCCGCCCCGGTGGAGAAGTCGTTCATCGATGCCGACCAGGTGAGCGAGCCCTTCTTCCAGGGGGTGCGCTTCCAGAAGGTGATCATCGGGTTGCTCTTCGCCGCGGTCGCGGTGGGCTGCATGCTGATCGGTGCGGTGCGCGCCGGCCGGGAGAAGCGGGCCGCGGCGCAGCGGGCGCTGCGCGAGGAGATCCCCGCCGGCGCCGGCCGCTAGCCTCCGAGCCCACCCCGTCGCGATGAGCCAGTGGCACCGGGTGGAGATCTACACCACCTTCCTCAAGCTCACCGGCGAGCTCGAGGGAGCCGCCGAGCGGCGTCTCACCGATCTGGTGGCGGCACCCGGCCCGGTCCTCGACCTGCGGGGCGCGGTGGTCGAGGCGGCCACCGATCACCAGCACCGGGTGGACGACGGCCAGCGGCTCAGCGTCGTCAAGTCGGCGATCAGCCTGGTCTGCCCGCGCGACCAGGTCGGCCAGGCCGCCCGCCACCGCGAGGCCTGGCGGGAGAAGCAGCGCGTCGCCGTGCGGCTCAACGCCCAGGCCTTCTCGATGCGCGGCGAGGTGCATCTCGAGCCCGGTGTGACCCTCGACCACCACCTCTCCGGCGAGGCAGGGCCCTTCGTCCCGGTGACCAACCTCTCCGCGCTCTGGCTGAGCGGCGGCGAGCCGCGTGCGGTGCAGCGCGGCTTCGCGGTGCTGAACTGCGCCGCGCTGGTCAGCTTCGCCCCGGCCTGACCGCGGTCGCTGGACCGGAGCCCACCCGTGCAAGCTATCCTCTGGGAGCCTCAGCTGACGCTCCGGAGACCCTCTGCCGGTGGAACGCCTGATCCTCGCGTTGCGATCCGACTTCGGATGCCTGGTGATCGCCCTGGTGTTCGTCGTCATCATGGTCTCGACGATCGTCTTTGCCGACATCGTCACTCCACCGGCCGCCAACCCCTTCGTGTAGGGCCCCGGTGGCGGACTTCCAGTCCCGTCCGGGCATAGGTAGAATGACCCAAGCCTCCTCCCCCTCCCGGGGGGGTCCGAGCCTCCGCCGAGGGACCTCATGGGCCTGAATCCGTACGACACGCCGCGAGGCCGCCTCCATCGACTGGCGGACATCAGCCGTCGCCAGTTCCTGCTCTTCATGGGCATCCTGGCGGCACTGGCGGCGTCCCTGTTCGGCGGGATCAAGACCCTGGGCTTCCTCTTCCCCAACGCCAACCTCGAGGAGCCGCTCGCCTTCACCGTCGACGTCGTCCCCGACGCGATCACGGTGGGCAACCCGCTGCAGATCACCGAGAAGCGGGTGAGCATCATCCGCGACGACGCCGGCTACTACGCCGTCTACCTGGTCTGCACCCACCTGGGCTGCACTCCCAACTACGTGACCAACGTCACCAGCGGCACCGGCGTGGCCGACGACGTGGCCAAGGGGCGCGGCGCCCGCCAGGCCGCCGAGCAGATCCCCAACGGCTGGGCCTGCCCCTGCCACGGCAGCCGGTACTACATCGACTCGACCAACTTCTACGGGCCCGCCCCGCGTCCGATGGACTGGGTCGACGTCCAGTACAGCCCCTCGGGGAAGCTCGTGGTCGACCGCGGGAAGCTGGTGGTGCAGCGCGGAGCCGGCGTCACCACCAAGCCGGAGTGGCGGCTCGACCCCAAGACCAAGAAGGACAACGGCAAGACCCTGCCCTAGGGTCGGCCGGGACGAGGAAGCGGAGGAGCGATGAGAGCCACTGGCGCGGGAGGCCCCAATCCGCTGGTCAAGTTCGCGTCCCAGCTGTGGGGCTCGATCTTCCGGCACGGGCTGCCGAGCACCGACAAGGTGGCGGCGCGCACCGCGCTCACCAACTTCTTCCTCCACATCCACCCGGTGCGGGTGAAGAAGTCGGCGATCCGCGTCTCCTACACCCTCTGCCTCGGCGGCCTCTCGTTCTTCCTCTTCATCCTGCTGACCATCAGCGGCCTCTTCCTGATGTTCTATTACATCCCCTCGGTGGACCAGGCCTACCAGAACATCAAGGACCTGCAGTTCGTCGAGACCTTCGGGCTGGTCACCCGCAACCTCCACCGCTGGGCGGCGCACGGCATGGTGATCACCGTCTGGCTGCACATGGCCCGGGTGTTCTACCAGGGGTCGTACAAGCCCCCGCGGGAGTTCAACTGGGCGATCGGCTCCATCCTCCTGGTCGTGACCCTGCTGCTCTCCTTCTCCGGCTACCTGCTCCCCTGGGACCAGCTGGCGGTGTGGGCGATCACCGTGGGAACCAACATGGCCAAGTACGCGCCCATCGCGGGCCCCTACACCCGCTACGTGATGCTCGGCGGCCGCACCGTCGGCCAGGGAGCGCTGATCCGCTTCTACGTGCTCCACGTGGTCGCCCTCCCGTTGATCGGCTTCATCCTCATGGTCATCCACTTCTGGCGCGTCCGGAAGGACGGGTTCACCGGAGGCCTGTAGGGATGGAGAGGTACGAGTCCGTCCAAGGAGGCGCACGGCCATGGCCACGGTAGTCGGCAACGGCGGAGGCTCCGGGAACCGGCCGAACGGGGGCGGTCGCACCCCCGTTCCGACCCGCCGGGGGGTCACCGGCCCCGAGCTGGCGACGCCGCCGCTGGTCGTCCGCCGGCGCGAGGAGGAGGAGACCGTGGTCACCTTCCCCGCGCTGGTCTTCCGTGAGTTCCTCGCCAGCATGGCGATCACCGGCTTCCTGATGCTGGTCTCGACCTGGGTGAACGCGCCCCTGCTGCAGCGGGCGAACACGGCGATCACCCCGAACCCGGCCAAGGCGCCCTGGTACTTCCTCGGCCTCCAGGAGCTGCTCGAGCGCTTCCCGCCGGTGATGGCGGGGGTGGCCTTCCCCACCTTCGTGATCGTGGGGATGATCCTCACCCCCTACATCGACAAGAACCCCAGCCGGCGCCCGCAGGACCGCAAGGTGGCGATCGCCCTGATGACCGTCTACATCATGCTCGCGGTGGCGTTCGTGGTCATCGGGGTGTTCTTCCGCGGGGTCGCCTTCAACTGGCAGTGGGATCGCCTCCTCGGCCATCCCGGGGTGAATCCGGGCGTATGAGCTCCGGCCTGACCAGGCTGTTCCTGGCCCTCTCCGCCTTCATCCTGGTCCTGACCGGCGTCGCCGCCGCGAAGGACAGCAGCGACCGGCACTACCTGGCGCTGCAGGAGCAGTACAAGCGCGACTACAAGGACGCCAAGTTCGACGTCGCCGTGCAGCAGCTGTTCCCCACCTTCACCGAGGCCAGGCGGGGCGACACCTTCCGGGTCGAGCGCTGCATCAGCTGCCACGTGCCCGACCTCACCATCATCGGCCCGCAGAAGGCGGCGGAGCGCCTGGTCACGGACTTCCTCAAGTACGAGCCCAAGCACGGCGAGATCGCCAAGACCTACGGCCTGACCCTCGTCCACCCGGCGACGATCACCCAGCAGCTCTACGACAAGTACGGCGAGGAGAGCTACGCCACCACCGACGGCTTCCATCCGTACACCATCGCCGGTGACAAGCCGGGCACCGTCGACACGGTCAAGCTGCCGGGCTTCATCCCCAAGTTCCTGAGCCCGGCGCAGAACAACGGCCGCGAGCTCGGCCTCGACTCGGTGGGATGCATCACCTGCCACAACGGCGGGCGCCTCTCGCTCACCGACAGCGAGTCGCACCTCAATCTGATCATCAACCCCGAGTTCACCTGGACCGAGGGTGCGTCGCTCTACTACAAGTACTGCGCCACCTGCCACGGCGGCCTCGGCGAGGGCAAGGTCGGGCCGCCGCTCTCCAACCAGGACCGGCTCGGCTACTTC
The window above is part of the Candidatus Dormiibacterota bacterium genome. Proteins encoded here:
- a CDS encoding cytochrome c, whose translation is MSSGLTRLFLALSAFILVLTGVAAAKDSSDRHYLALQEQYKRDYKDAKFDVAVQQLFPTFTEARRGDTFRVERCISCHVPDLTIIGPQKAAERLVTDFLKYEPKHGEIAKTYGLTLVHPATITQQLYDKYGEESYATTDGFHPYTIAGDKPGTVDTVKLPGFIPKFLSPAQNNGRELGLDSVGCITCHNGGRLSLTDSESHLNLIINPEFTWTEGASLYYKYCATCHGGLGEGKVGPPLSNQDRLGYFNEDYYYRCIEYGYTDFEHLGSVMPAWGSAASDFHYDPTRDKQPGKVTRVLSEDQISILVQFIRHWEQYQTLP